A genomic window from Candidatus Bathyarchaeota archaeon includes:
- a CDS encoding anaerobic ribonucleoside-triphosphate reductase activating protein, whose protein sequence is MDIKGFIDISFVDWDGKVSSVIFLPKCNFRCPFCHNRNLVLKPETIETIPFENLEEQLTIQKNWIDGVCITGGEPTLHSDLPDLCSKIKKMNFLVKLDTNGTNPKMLKKLIDKKLVDYIAMDVKAPLTVEKYSKAIGVNAKTLFENVKKSINLLKTSDIDYEFRTTVVPTIHETDDIVQICDALKGSKKYVLQKFDVNIGQVVLDPSFNTKTLPEDVMQKFVACARKIIPSTKVRGTEEK, encoded by the coding sequence GTGGACATAAAAGGTTTCATTGACATTAGCTTCGTGGATTGGGACGGAAAAGTATCTTCAGTAATTTTTTTGCCTAAATGTAATTTTAGGTGCCCATTCTGTCATAACAGAAATCTTGTTCTAAAACCTGAAACCATTGAGACGATCCCTTTTGAAAACTTAGAAGAACAACTTACTATACAAAAAAACTGGATTGATGGCGTTTGCATCACAGGTGGAGAACCAACCCTTCATAGTGACTTGCCCGATTTATGCTCAAAAATAAAGAAGATGAATTTCTTAGTTAAACTGGACACCAACGGAACCAATCCAAAAATGCTCAAAAAGCTTATTGATAAAAAACTTGTAGATTACATAGCCATGGACGTAAAAGCTCCATTAACCGTTGAAAAGTATTCAAAAGCAATTGGTGTTAACGCCAAAACTTTATTTGAAAACGTGAAAAAAAGCATAAACCTGCTGAAGACTTCAGATATTGATTACGAGTTTAGAACAACTGTTGTTCCTACAATCCATGAAACTGATGATATTGTCCAGATATGCGACGCTTTAAAAGGTTCCAAAAAATATGTTCTACAAAAATTTGACGTTAATATTGGACAAGTCGTTTTAGATCCATCTTTCAACACAAAAACATTACCCGAAGATGTAATGCAAAAGTTTGTTGCATGCGCTAGAAAAATAATTCCATCGACAAAAGTAAGAGGAACTGAAGAAAAATAA